The window CCTTTTTACGATATTTGCGTACCTATGGCGTGCCGGTCATCGGAGTCGACAGCTCGGCCGCCATGCTCGCCCAGGCGGCCGATAAAAACCGTGGTATTGGTACGGTTTTGCTGCGCCAGGATATGCGGGAGCTGCAACTGCCCCGGCGGGTGGACCTGATCACCTGTAATTTTGATACCCTTAATTATCTGCTGTCCGGCCCCCAGCTGGCGAGAACATTACAACGGTTCCAGGCGAATCTGACGGCAGGGGGCCATGTGATCTTTGACATACTTTCGACTCCGGTAGGCCCTGCAACAAATCATCGAATGGTTCAGCAAATCAGGGTTCCCGGTCTTTCTACCACTTGGCGGATTTGCTGGAGTCCGCACAAGCGGTGGAGCAGGGTTAGCATGCTCTACAGATTTAAAAATGCAGCAAATAAACCGGTGAGCCACAGGGAAGAACACGTCCAGCGCTGGTACCCGCGTTCCTTTGTCAATACGGCTTTGAGGAACGCTGGTTTCAGGATCAGGGGCATCCACGACAGCGAAACGTCCCTTCCAGCAACCAAAGACAGCGGCTGGCTCCGCTACATTGCCGAAGTAATGCCGGCCGATTACCAGGAGGTGATACATGGACGATTACCACCGCATGGACGAAGCTTTGCTTTGCAGGGATATTGGTAACGACCGAGGCGGGCATTGGCATTGTCACGCCCTTACCCCCGGTGGCGAACGTGTTCATATTTGGTACGGACAAACCAAACTCAAAACAACCTTCTCTTTGAATGAACAAGGCATTTGCTGAAATTCAGATCGGCAGAGAAACCTATCTGCTTGTCCCGGCAAACCTGGCCACTGCAGGCCTGGATGTCGACAGGCGGGCTGTTGTCGGCGAGATGCGCATCGGCGATGCCAATTTCATGGTCGTTCATCCCCATGCCGGTCAGCCGGCGCAGAACGCCACTGAGGTCGCATTCCTCCTTACCCGCCGAGAGCTGCAGATCGCCATGTTGGTAGCCGAAGGTCTGGTAAACAAGCAAATCGCCGATCAACTGAAGATCAGCGAATGGACTGTCGCTACCCATCTGCGCAGGATTTTCAATAAATTACAGGTTACCAGCCGAGCCGCCATGGTCAACCGCTGTTTCGAAACACTGCGGCGGGTTAATGCTCGCCACCCGGTGGCGCCAAAGGCCTGAGCCCCTCTAAGTTGAGCAGCATGCCTGCTCAAACGAAACTCATACCCTTTTGTATATACCTTGCAGCCTTTCCCAAAAGGCGGAGCTATACAGCCCGCAGCTTGATGCAAGTATCAGGCGCCCCTGATTGCTGAAGCGCGCCACGAAATTTTTTAAGGATTCGATCTCCATCTGTTGAGGGGAATCCGTTTCCAGAAGAGGGGCCTCGATGCCGGCAATAAACAGCCCTCCAATCTCCCTGTCCAGAAGATCCAGATCATTTTTACCGATCTGAATGGCGGCCAAGCCGTCAAAATTCCATGATTTTATCAATGGGACGAGCTGGCCGAGATTGCCGCAGCAATGGAGAAGGACTAACATCCCGGCATCCCTGATCAGTGGAACCGCCCGGGAATAAAACGGGGTGCAGGCCGCATCCAGCTCCAGGGGATTTATGAGAGGCGCTTTCTCTCCGGCCAGGTCATCGGCAAGGATTATTGCATCAAAGCCCCTTCCCAGGCAGTGGTCGATGAGCTCCAGAGCGATCTGCTCCTCGACTGCATAGGCCGCCATCATTGACTCCTTGTCCTCGACCCAATCCATCAGCACCGGCATGAGCCCGCGCTGATTGACCATTCTCTGGAAGGGGCCATCGATCACCGCAACCAGCAGGCGGGTGCGGTCTCTCAGGTCGCGGTTCAGTTCCTGTGGTAGAAAGTACCGGTAACCCATACTGGCATTCTGCTCCGGCCTTTCCAAAACCGGCAGGCAGACCATTTCATGGCCGAGTTGCGCTGCCAGCCGAAAATGGTTGACGAGAGTGTCATCCAGACCCGACCGGGCAAGGAAGGCTGAACTCATCCAGATTTCTCCCTTTGGAGCCTGGCAGGGGCCCCGGTTTTCCATGAGGTTTTTCAGCCTGTTGGTTGCAGTGCGTGCAGGTGTCTTGTCCATCGTACCCTTTTTTTCTGACTATTTTCCCGGCCCCGGTGCCGCGGCATTGCCGGGTGATCATCCGTTACGAATGCTGAAGGTTCAGATTATCGATAAACATATTCTGAAAATCAACATTGCAGGCAAGGTCAACGATGGCAATCTGCGCCGCCAGCTGGGCTGCCTGATCAATATACGTCTCATCGCAAAGGGCCATCACCGCCCCTGAACCGGCGGCATTCCCGACCATCTCGATATCGCCGAGGGCAATGTTGGGGATAATACCAAGACGTATCAGATCGGTTTTGCGCAGATGCGAACCGAAGGCGCCGGCGATTAGAATTTTCCTGGGCCTGTTGAGCCCCGCTTTTTTTAAGAGAAATTCAATGCCGGTGATCAGGGCCGATTTTCCCAGTTGCACCGACCGGATATCCTTCTGACTGATGGAGATAGCGGGTTGGCCAAGGGCCTGGTTTTCCTCCACGAGAATGTAACTTTTCCGGCTGGTGGTAAAGACCCCGCTCGGCGAAATTATCTGTTTTTCACAGAATTGCGCCACCGCGTTAATGACCCCGGCACCGCATATCCCCGTTGGATTTTTCTCTTTTGCCCCGGATGACTGGATTGTCGAGAATCCGGAAAGTGTCTGATCGTCAGCGATTTGCACCGCATTTATCGCCCCGGGGATGGCCTGCATGCCGCAGGACAGGGATGCCCCCTCAAAAGCCGGTCCGGTGGCGCAGGAGGTGGCGTAAAATTGGTCCTTACCTTTCAGGATCAGCTCGCCGTTGGTGCCGAGATCGACCAGGAGAGTCCCCTCCGTTTGCCCTGTAAGGTCGACTGCCAGAGCGGCCGCCAGGAGATCACCGCCGATAAATCCAGAGACCTGCGGCAGGGTCAGCAGGGGGAAATCCGCCATGGCAAATCCCAGGACGCCGGAGCGAAAGGTGGCCGCATGATAAAAGGCCGGTCGGTATGGTGACACCCCAATGGATTGAGGATCAACGCCCGCCAAGATATGTATCATTGTCGGATTGCCGACAGCCACCATCCGGGTAATGGTGGTCCCCACATTCCCGAAAGCACGTAAGAGTTCCTGCATTCCCCATTCGATGCTTTTAACAACGAGCTTTTGCAATCTCCCGAGATTTTCGGGGTTCTGGCCGATAACCCCGATGCGGCTCATGACATCATCACCGTAGATCGCCTGGGGATTTTTAATGGCAAGAGTGGAGATGATCTCCCCCTTCAGGATATTACAGAGATAGACGGCAATGGTCGTGGTCCCGAGATCGACGGCAATGCCGTAGGCATCTTCACCTCCTTGCTGTCGCAAGCGCTCTCCGAATGCCGGCGGAAAGACAACCGGCGCCTTGCTCATGATATGCGAAGAGAGCATGGAACTCTCCGGTATTTTAATGGATATTTCATCAGCGAC of the Desulforhopalus sp. genome contains:
- a CDS encoding class I SAM-dependent methyltransferase; protein product: MAAEADPVQPYTIFARIYDQVMGSSTFPMIKQGFEEALRRYGINFRSAADVGCGTGTFLRYLRTYGVPVIGVDSSAAMLAQAADKNRGIGTVLLRQDMRELQLPRRVDLITCNFDTLNYLLSGPQLARTLQRFQANLTAGGHVIFDILSTPVGPATNHRMVQQIRVPGLSTTWRICWSPHKRWSRVSMLYRFKNAANKPVSHREEHVQRWYPRSFVNTALRNAGFRIRGIHDSETSLPATKDSGWLRYIAEVMPADYQEVIHGRLPPHGRSFALQGYW
- a CDS encoding helix-turn-helix transcriptional regulator produces the protein MNKAFAEIQIGRETYLLVPANLATAGLDVDRRAVVGEMRIGDANFMVVHPHAGQPAQNATEVAFLLTRRELQIAMLVAEGLVNKQIADQLKISEWTVATHLRRIFNKLQVTSRAAMVNRCFETLRRVNARHPVAPKA
- a CDS encoding ASKHA domain-containing protein — protein: MHHNEPSIRILPHGRQIKTSSGQTVLEALIHQSIFLRSDCGGKGTCGKCMVERKRDDGSYETIKACNHVVADEISIKIPESSMLSSHIMSKAPVVFPPAFGERLRQQGGEDAYGIAVDLGTTTIAVYLCNILKGEIISTLAIKNPQAIYGDDVMSRIGVIGQNPENLGRLQKLVVKSIEWGMQELLRAFGNVGTTITRMVAVGNPTMIHILAGVDPQSIGVSPYRPAFYHAATFRSGVLGFAMADFPLLTLPQVSGFIGGDLLAAALAVDLTGQTEGTLLVDLGTNGELILKGKDQFYATSCATGPAFEGASLSCGMQAIPGAINAVQIADDQTLSGFSTIQSSGAKEKNPTGICGAGVINAVAQFCEKQIISPSGVFTTSRKSYILVEENQALGQPAISISQKDIRSVQLGKSALITGIEFLLKKAGLNRPRKILIAGAFGSHLRKTDLIRLGIIPNIALGDIEMVGNAAGSGAVMALCDETYIDQAAQLAAQIAIVDLACNVDFQNMFIDNLNLQHS